The Papaver somniferum cultivar HN1 chromosome 3, ASM357369v1, whole genome shotgun sequence genome includes a region encoding these proteins:
- the LOC113359844 gene encoding protein NYNRIN-like: protein MHSVSSPWPFHSWGLDIIGKINPPSSKHHEYIITATEYFTKWVEAIPLRGTTGATIAAFIKEYIVYRFGVPKHIITDNGTPFANNQVQELLEEYEIKQVFSITYYPQGNGKAESTNKTLIRILRQTMHDNPQIWHEQLPITLWAYRAAPRRSTCVSPYSLVYGADVVLLAEINIPSAKIAAANGVQWDEA from the coding sequence ATGCACTCGGTGAGTAGTCCGTGGCCATTCCacagctggggacttgacatcattgggaagattaaCCCGCCATCGTCAAAACATCATGAATATATCATAACCGCAACGGAGTACTTTACTaaatgggttgaagccattcctctGCGAGGGACTACTGGAGCGACAATTGCAGCATTTATTAAAGAATACATCGTTTATCGTTTTGGAGTGCCTAAGCACATCATTACTGATAATGGCACTCCCTTCGCCAACAATCAAGTACAAGAGTTACTCGAAGAATACGAAATTAAGCAAGTCTTCTCTATTACTTATTATCCCCAAGGGAATGGGAAAGCcgagagtaccaacaagactttaatTCGAATTCTCCGTCAAACAATGCATGATAATCCACAGATATGGCACGAACAACTGCCTATAACACTATGGGCATATCGAGCGGCACCTAGAAGATCCACATGCGTCTCCCCCTATTCACTTGTCTATGGCGCGGATGTAGTTCTCTTAGCAGAGATTAATATTCCATCGGCCAAAATTGCAGCAGCAAATGGAGTTCAATGGGATGAAGCTTAA